In Coriobacteriaceae bacterium, a single window of DNA contains:
- a CDS encoding bacteriocin ABC transporter permease — translation MSRSAAVSERVEKPVPQAGSARRPGLFRALRSEALKSSHGAPVKVAIALALPFPLLFGPLSGRFGMSAGLSFSAWNYYYVLLLPVALTLISACVANYDARLRGHVPLSSPAPLGQAWWAKALWCLALSALSNACVLAVYLVGAVVNPGGPSVPAMAAAAVTSVIATSWMIPVTLFLVCRVGMLAGVLGPLAVQIGGGFAWSAVGGLWWALPPAASVIMPSAFLPVLPTAEPLSASPGLAAAIGSFGPVQAAALAVCAAAFVLLTFVGAVWFRGSEEL, via the coding sequence ATGAGCCGGTCTGCTGCTGTGTCCGAGCGCGTCGAGAAGCCGGTGCCGCAGGCGGGATCAGCGCGCCGTCCCGGCCTCTTCCGCGCCCTGCGCTCCGAGGCGCTGAAGAGCTCCCACGGGGCGCCGGTCAAGGTCGCCATCGCGCTTGCGTTGCCGTTCCCGTTGCTCTTCGGCCCGCTCTCGGGGCGCTTCGGCATGAGTGCCGGGCTCTCGTTCTCGGCATGGAACTACTACTACGTGCTGCTCTTGCCCGTGGCGCTCACGCTCATCTCCGCGTGCGTGGCCAACTACGATGCGCGGCTGCGCGGCCACGTGCCGCTCTCCAGCCCGGCTCCGCTCGGACAGGCCTGGTGGGCGAAGGCGCTCTGGTGCCTCGCGCTCTCGGCGCTCTCGAACGCTTGCGTACTCGCCGTGTACCTCGTGGGTGCCGTCGTGAACCCGGGTGGGCCATCGGTTCCCGCGATGGCGGCCGCTGCGGTGACGAGCGTCATCGCGACGTCGTGGATGATTCCGGTGACGCTCTTCCTTGTCTGCCGGGTCGGCATGCTCGCTGGCGTACTGGGCCCGCTTGCGGTGCAGATCGGCGGGGGCTTCGCGTGGTCCGCGGTGGGAGGCCTGTGGTGGGCGCTTCCGCCGGCGGCCTCCGTCATCATGCCGAGCGCCTTCTTGCCTGTGCTGCCCACGGCCGAGCCGCTCTCGGCGTCGCCCGGGCTCGCGGCTGCGATCGGGTCCTTCGGGCCTGTTCAGGCGGCGGCGCTCGCGGTTTGCGCGGCGGCGTTCGTGCTGCTCACGTTCGTCGGTGCGGTCTGGTTCAGGGGATCGGAGGAACTGTGA
- a CDS encoding lantibiotic protection ABC transporter ATP-binding protein produces MAYVLETRGLTKRFGRGSRAQMAVDGVSLHVGEGRVYGLLGPNGAGKSTTLKMVTGMLRPTSGQILVDGHPWSRNDLYSIGSLIEQPPLYPNLTARENLLVRTTLLGIPEGRIAEVLETVDLKDTGSKRAGRFSLGMKQRLGIAIALLASPRLLILDEPTNGLDPIGIEELRGLIRSFPKRGITVIVSSHILGEVEQTADDIGIITGGRLAYQAPLQRGQDLEALFMDVCRRTGVAA; encoded by the coding sequence ATGGCATACGTATTGGAGACGCGCGGGCTCACGAAGCGGTTCGGCCGCGGCAGCCGCGCGCAGATGGCGGTCGACGGCGTGAGCCTGCACGTGGGGGAGGGGCGCGTGTACGGCCTGCTCGGCCCCAACGGCGCGGGCAAGTCCACCACGCTCAAGATGGTCACGGGGATGCTGCGCCCCACCTCGGGGCAGATCCTGGTCGATGGCCATCCGTGGAGTCGAAACGACCTGTATTCCATCGGCTCGCTCATCGAGCAGCCGCCGCTCTACCCCAACCTCACGGCGCGCGAGAACCTGCTCGTGCGCACCACGTTGCTGGGCATCCCCGAGGGTCGCATCGCCGAGGTGCTCGAGACGGTTGACCTTAAAGACACCGGGTCCAAGCGCGCCGGGCGCTTCAGCCTGGGGATGAAGCAGCGGCTCGGCATCGCGATCGCGCTGCTCGCGAGCCCGCGGCTTCTCATCCTGGACGAGCCCACCAACGGGCTCGACCCCATCGGCATCGAGGAACTGCGCGGGCTCATCCGCAGCTTCCCCAAGCGCGGCATCACGGTCATCGTATCGAGCCATATCCTGGGTGAGGTGGAGCAGACGGCCGATGACATCGGCATCATTACGGGCGGCCGGCTCGCCTACCAGGCGCCGCTTCAGAGGGGCCAGGACCTCGAGGCCCTGTTCATGGACGTGTGCCGACGGACGGGGGTGGCCGCATGA
- a CDS encoding DUF6273 domain-containing protein → MALGDDTITRRADIWRFATPAYAAPEMLTQDIEGIAALRRSPAIDVYALSSILYQLYSGRKPFDFESTDAAATGSFYLVKTKTKPAPLEPRCNDDEALVQIIMKGISVEQCDRPTEQQMLEVLSAYLTDAKSEGCEGVGDEAAIDTDSGTHLKVDVAGERVREVLEQARHDAMTRRRFIIGSVVAAVAGLSVIGAATHGFGIPDYLDGIRGTLDDYTWDQLKEISLKIKAAKSNAEARKIAKRYHLLDDDGRIPYPSTKRVTLTNGLEVGAQLVGILHDDLADTNGKAGLSFIFDAGIAERDASEHPLNGGWEDCELRTWLDEDGIKLLPKELQSVISPVKKISNNVGATKSTSCLSELPATLWLPAMVELCGVQPPESFAEDFHYLADIYNGEGKEYQLFRELKVSPYSTNETMVRQWKGKDTCWWERTASPDTSESEGTLYMNRVGHDGDVFTYATPAEKPNKRTCVIPGFCI, encoded by the coding sequence ATGGCCCTCGGCGACGACACGATCACCCGGCGCGCCGACATCTGGCGCTTTGCCACGCCCGCATACGCCGCGCCCGAGATGCTCACGCAGGATATCGAAGGCATCGCGGCCCTTCGCCGCTCGCCCGCGATCGACGTCTATGCGCTTTCGAGCATTCTGTACCAGCTCTACAGCGGTCGCAAACCGTTTGACTTTGAGTCGACGGACGCCGCTGCAACCGGCTCGTTCTATCTCGTAAAGACCAAGACCAAGCCGGCACCGCTCGAGCCGCGATGCAATGACGACGAGGCGCTCGTCCAGATCATCATGAAAGGCATCTCAGTCGAGCAGTGCGATCGTCCCACCGAGCAGCAGATGCTCGAGGTGCTCTCGGCATACCTCACCGATGCCAAATCCGAGGGCTGCGAGGGCGTAGGAGACGAGGCCGCAATTGATACCGATTCCGGCACGCACCTTAAGGTCGACGTCGCCGGCGAGCGCGTGCGAGAGGTCTTGGAGCAGGCCCGGCACGATGCCATGACCCGCCGCCGCTTTATTATCGGTAGCGTCGTTGCAGCCGTTGCGGGGCTCAGCGTCATTGGGGCGGCGACCCATGGCTTCGGCATCCCCGACTACCTGGACGGCATCCGCGGTACGCTTGACGACTACACCTGGGATCAGCTGAAGGAGATTTCGCTCAAGATTAAGGCGGCGAAGAGCAACGCCGAAGCTCGCAAGATCGCCAAGCGTTATCATCTGCTCGACGACGACGGCCGTATTCCCTACCCGAGCACCAAGCGCGTTACGCTCACCAACGGGCTGGAGGTCGGGGCGCAACTCGTGGGCATTCTTCACGACGACCTGGCGGATACCAACGGCAAGGCCGGTCTGTCATTTATCTTTGACGCAGGTATTGCCGAGCGCGATGCCTCAGAGCACCCGCTCAACGGTGGCTGGGAAGACTGCGAGCTGCGCACATGGCTCGATGAGGACGGCATTAAGCTGCTTCCCAAGGAACTGCAATCGGTTATCAGTCCGGTCAAGAAGATCTCGAACAACGTCGGCGCCACCAAAAGCACTTCGTGCCTGAGCGAGTTGCCCGCGACCCTTTGGCTGCCCGCCATGGTCGAGCTGTGCGGAGTGCAGCCGCCCGAGTCATTTGCCGAGGACTTTCACTACCTGGCCGACATCTATAACGGCGAGGGCAAGGAGTACCAACTCTTCCGCGAGCTCAAGGTGAGCCCGTATTCCACGAACGAGACGATGGTCCGCCAGTGGAAGGGCAAGGACACCTGTTGGTGGGAACGAACGGCGAGTCCCGACACATCGGAGAGCGAAGGCACACTCTATATGAACCGCGTGGGGCACGACGGCGACGTCTTTACGTACGCAACGCCTGCGGAAAAGCCAAACAAGCGAACCTGCGTGATTCCCGGATTCTGCATCTAG
- a CDS encoding amidohydrolase family protein encodes MARACSPRWPTAPSRQPSRCETCMRGADVIKLFVTGGVFDATEVGEPGVLRMPVEVAAAACKAAHEVGLPVMAHVESTEGVKAALQAGVDTIEHGAPMTPEILELYRGAAGTQLEDRAPSVTCTISPALPFVLLDPEKTHSTDTQKKNGDIVCSGIIESARAALEAGVKVGLGTDSSCPFVTQYDMWREVAYFAKYVGVSNAFALHTATQVNAELLGLGGETGTIECGKAADILVTRKNPLDDLCALREPMHVMCRGDLVRKLKVKRIPEVDAELDAIMAMPAEALAEELARDGVA; translated from the coding sequence ATGGCGCGGGCTTGTTCGCCCAGGTGGCCAACAGCCCCGTCGAGGCAGCCGAGCAGGTGCGAGACCTGTATGCGCGGTGCCGATGTCATCAAGCTGTTCGTGACGGGCGGCGTGTTCGACGCTACCGAGGTGGGCGAGCCGGGCGTGCTGCGCATGCCGGTCGAGGTTGCCGCGGCGGCGTGCAAAGCGGCGCACGAGGTGGGCCTGCCGGTCATGGCTCATGTCGAGAGCACCGAGGGCGTGAAGGCTGCGCTTCAGGCCGGCGTCGATACGATCGAGCACGGTGCCCCGATGACGCCCGAGATCTTGGAACTGTACCGCGGCGCCGCGGGCACTCAGCTTGAGGATCGTGCACCCAGCGTTACCTGCACTATCAGCCCGGCGCTGCCGTTTGTGCTGCTCGACCCGGAAAAGACCCATTCGACCGATACACAAAAGAAGAACGGCGATATCGTGTGTTCGGGCATCATCGAGAGCGCCCGTGCTGCACTGGAAGCTGGCGTTAAGGTGGGCCTGGGCACAGACTCGAGCTGCCCGTTTGTGACACAGTACGACATGTGGCGCGAGGTAGCCTATTTTGCCAAGTACGTGGGTGTGAGTAACGCCTTTGCGCTGCATACGGCCACGCAGGTCAATGCCGAGCTGCTGGGGCTGGGCGGCGAGACCGGTACGATCGAGTGCGGCAAGGCCGCCGATATCCTGGTGACGCGCAAGAATCCGCTCGATGACCTGTGCGCCCTGCGTGAGCCGATGCATGTGATGTGCCGTGGCGATTTGGTGCGCAAGCTCAAGGTGAAGCGTATTCCCGAGGTGGATGCCGAGCTCGACGCGATTATGGCCATGCCGGCAGAAGCGCTTGCCGAGGAGCTGGCCCGCGACGGTGTGGCGTAA
- a CDS encoding glutamate synthase subunit beta, which produces MGKPGAFLDIDRVTHELRPVEERSRDFDPLYVELDDDARRAQASRCMMCGVAFCQMGASFGKARPSGCPLHNLIPEWNELVYRGRWDEAAERLSLTSPMPEFTSRVCPALCEAACNLGSVDGRPTTIHDNERAISDYEWANGGPRRFEPAGEGAPTVAVVGSGPAGLVAAWELARRGARVTVFERDDRPGGLLIYGIPNMKLEKSVVERRVALMRELGIVFELGADVSDPKVTARLDDFDAAVVAAGARAPRGLSAANIDAPGVVYAVDYLTASTVSVLDGGKPAVNARGLDVVVIGGGDTGNDCVGTAVRQGARSVRQFEFLPAAPDKRAASNPWPQWPNVKKTDYGQQEAIAAMGGEMRAWGVDTLEVLLDKKGAAAGLRVVDLDWSAGKPERIAGSEHEVPAQLVLIACGFTGPEHGVFDAVSVPVATAGRPLPVMAAEGSHLAARTEGVAADAAPVYVAGDARNGSSLVVSAMADALACAAEVAEALEL; this is translated from the coding sequence ATGGGTAAGCCCGGTGCTTTTCTTGATATCGATCGTGTGACCCACGAGCTTCGCCCCGTGGAAGAGCGCAGCCGCGATTTCGATCCGCTGTACGTGGAGCTTGACGACGATGCACGCCGTGCCCAGGCGAGCCGCTGCATGATGTGCGGCGTGGCGTTTTGCCAGATGGGCGCGAGCTTTGGCAAGGCACGCCCGAGCGGCTGCCCGCTGCACAACCTGATTCCCGAGTGGAATGAGCTGGTGTACCGCGGCCGCTGGGACGAGGCTGCCGAGCGCCTGTCGCTCACCTCGCCCATGCCTGAGTTCACGAGCCGCGTGTGCCCGGCGCTGTGCGAGGCCGCGTGCAACCTGGGCTCGGTCGATGGCCGGCCCACGACGATTCACGACAACGAGCGCGCGATCAGCGACTATGAGTGGGCCAACGGCGGTCCGCGTCGCTTTGAGCCGGCAGGGGAGGGCGCACCCACGGTTGCCGTGGTGGGCTCCGGTCCTGCTGGTCTGGTGGCGGCATGGGAGCTTGCGCGTCGTGGCGCCCGCGTGACGGTGTTTGAGCGCGACGACCGCCCGGGCGGCCTGCTCATATACGGCATTCCCAACATGAAGCTCGAGAAGTCCGTGGTCGAGCGTCGCGTGGCACTTATGCGTGAGCTTGGCATTGTGTTCGAGCTGGGCGCCGACGTGAGCGATCCCAAGGTTACCGCCAGGCTCGACGACTTTGACGCCGCCGTGGTGGCTGCCGGCGCCCGTGCTCCGCGTGGACTTTCGGCTGCGAACATTGATGCCCCGGGCGTGGTGTATGCCGTGGACTACCTGACGGCTTCGACCGTCTCGGTGCTCGATGGCGGCAAGCCCGCGGTGAACGCGCGCGGCCTGGACGTCGTGGTCATTGGCGGTGGCGATACTGGAAACGACTGCGTGGGTACCGCCGTGCGTCAGGGCGCGCGCAGCGTGCGCCAGTTTGAGTTCTTGCCGGCTGCGCCCGATAAGCGCGCGGCGAGCAACCCCTGGCCGCAGTGGCCCAACGTGAAGAAGACCGACTACGGCCAGCAGGAGGCTATCGCTGCCATGGGCGGCGAGATGCGCGCTTGGGGCGTGGACACGCTCGAGGTGCTGCTGGACAAGAAGGGCGCGGCTGCGGGTCTGCGCGTGGTCGATCTGGATTGGTCGGCCGGCAAGCCCGAACGCATTGCGGGCTCCGAGCACGAGGTGCCGGCCCAGCTGGTGCTCATCGCCTGTGGCTTTACGGGTCCGGAGCACGGCGTGTTCGATGCGGTGAGCGTGCCTGTTGCCACCGCTGGTCGTCCGCTGCCGGTGATGGCTGCCGAGGGCTCGCATCTCGCGGCTCGCACGGAGGGTGTCGCCGCGGATGCCGCGCCGGTGTATGTGGCGGGTGATGCCCGCAACGGCAGCTCGCTCGTGGTGAGTGCCATGGCCGATGCCCTGGCCTGCGCAGCCGAAGTCGCCGAGGCACTGGAACTGTAA
- a CDS encoding heavy metal translocating P-type ATPase produces MAQDTFDVGGMTCAACQAHVDRAVSKLDGVESVAVNLLAGSMLVDYDPAQVSPNDICAAVDRAGYSASPVDAGGAGPSGSAQAGSGAAHMESPTKKLEAAASVMRTRLIVSIVFLIPLFYIGMGHMLGWPLPSVFTDHTHSMTLALTELVLLIPIVYVNDAYFINGFKSLAHGAPTMDALIAVGATASIAWSLYAMFIMADQLAAGQVREAMMTGMDNLYFESAGTILSLVTVGKYLETRSKSKTGGAIEALIDLAPKTAIVVAEDGTEATVDVDSILPGQVLRVRPGESIPVDGVVLEGSSSVDESALTGESIPVEKTAGDTVNAATVNRTGSFTFRATRVGADTSLAKIIKLVEDANATKAPIARLADKVAGVFVPAVFVISAVTFVAWMVLTGSVNEALTSAVAVLVISCPCALGLATPVAIMVGTGKGAEMGILFKSAEALENLRSVGTVVLDKTGTVTRGKPAVTDIVVTTRADGSPAMSEKALLKLAAALERSSEHPLAEAIMAECEARGIVARMVEDFAAAPGRGVTAREGQNAIAAGNVRLMNELGAKVPAGLAEQFAAEGKTPLFFAKNGELAGTIAVADEVKETSAEAIAALRKLGVDVRMLTGDNRVTAEAIARRVGLNSKQVIADVLPADKERHVRELQDAGSKVAMVGDGINDSPALARADVGLAIGTGADIAKEGADVVLMRSDLMDVARAIELSRATIRNIKQDLFWALFYNGIGIPLAAGVFFPLTGWQLSPMFGAAAMSLSSVCVVSNALRLRAFKPKTAH; encoded by the coding sequence ATGGCTCAAGATACGTTCGACGTGGGCGGTATGACCTGCGCCGCCTGCCAGGCGCACGTGGACCGTGCCGTGAGCAAGCTCGACGGCGTCGAGAGCGTCGCGGTCAATCTGCTCGCCGGCTCCATGCTGGTCGACTACGACCCCGCGCAGGTCTCCCCCAACGATATCTGCGCTGCCGTCGACCGCGCAGGCTACTCGGCCTCGCCCGTCGACGCGGGCGGCGCCGGCCCAAGCGGCAGCGCACAAGCCGGGTCCGGCGCCGCCCATATGGAGTCCCCTACCAAAAAGCTGGAGGCCGCCGCCTCCGTCATGCGCACCCGCCTCATCGTCTCGATCGTCTTCCTCATCCCGTTGTTCTATATAGGCATGGGGCACATGCTCGGCTGGCCGCTGCCCAGCGTCTTCACCGACCACACCCACAGCATGACGCTCGCCCTCACCGAGCTCGTCCTGCTCATCCCTATCGTCTACGTCAACGACGCGTACTTTATCAACGGGTTTAAATCGCTCGCACACGGCGCGCCCACCATGGACGCCCTTATCGCCGTTGGCGCCACCGCATCCATCGCCTGGTCGCTCTACGCCATGTTTATCATGGCCGACCAACTAGCCGCAGGACAGGTCCGCGAGGCCATGATGACGGGCATGGACAACCTGTATTTTGAGAGTGCGGGCACGATCCTGTCGCTCGTCACCGTGGGCAAATACCTCGAGACACGCAGCAAATCCAAAACCGGCGGCGCCATCGAGGCGCTCATTGACCTGGCGCCCAAGACCGCGATCGTCGTGGCCGAGGACGGTACCGAAGCCACCGTCGACGTCGACAGCATCCTTCCCGGCCAGGTGCTGCGCGTGCGTCCCGGCGAGTCCATCCCCGTTGACGGCGTGGTGCTCGAGGGCAGCTCGTCCGTGGACGAGAGCGCGCTCACCGGCGAGTCCATCCCCGTGGAAAAGACCGCCGGCGACACCGTCAACGCCGCCACGGTCAACCGCACCGGCTCGTTTACGTTCCGCGCCACGCGTGTGGGCGCCGACACGTCGCTCGCCAAAATCATCAAGCTCGTCGAGGACGCCAATGCCACCAAGGCGCCCATCGCCCGCCTGGCCGACAAGGTCGCCGGCGTGTTCGTGCCCGCGGTGTTCGTAATCTCTGCCGTAACTTTTGTGGCGTGGATGGTGCTGACCGGAAGCGTCAACGAAGCGCTTACCTCCGCCGTCGCCGTGCTGGTGATCAGCTGTCCGTGCGCACTGGGCCTGGCCACGCCCGTCGCCATTATGGTGGGCACCGGCAAGGGCGCCGAGATGGGCATTCTGTTTAAGAGCGCCGAGGCGCTGGAGAACCTGCGCAGCGTGGGCACCGTGGTGCTCGATAAGACGGGCACGGTCACCCGCGGCAAGCCTGCCGTGACCGATATCGTGGTAACCACGCGCGCTGACGGCTCGCCCGCCATGAGCGAAAAGGCGCTGCTCAAGCTGGCCGCCGCGTTGGAGCGCTCGAGCGAGCACCCGCTGGCCGAGGCGATTATGGCCGAGTGCGAGGCGCGCGGAATCGTCGCGCGCATGGTCGAGGACTTTGCCGCCGCGCCCGGTCGTGGCGTTACGGCGCGCGAAGGGCAAAACGCCATTGCCGCCGGCAACGTGCGCCTGATGAACGAGTTGGGCGCGAAGGTGCCCGCCGGCCTTGCCGAACAGTTCGCCGCCGAAGGCAAAACACCGCTGTTCTTTGCCAAGAACGGCGAGCTTGCCGGCACCATTGCCGTGGCTGACGAGGTCAAGGAGACGAGCGCCGAGGCCATCGCCGCGCTCCGCAAGCTCGGCGTCGACGTGCGCATGCTCACCGGCGACAACCGCGTGACGGCCGAGGCCATCGCCCGCCGCGTGGGACTGAACAGCAAGCAGGTCATCGCCGACGTCCTCCCCGCCGACAAGGAACGCCACGTGCGCGAACTGCAGGATGCGGGCAGCAAGGTCGCCATGGTGGGCGACGGCATCAACGACTCCCCCGCCCTGGCGCGTGCCGATGTAGGCCTTGCCATCGGCACCGGTGCCGACATCGCCAAGGAAGGGGCAGATGTGGTACTCATGCGCAGCGACCTCATGGACGTCGCCCGCGCCATCGAGCTTTCGCGCGCCACGATCCGCAACATCAAGCAGGACCTGTTCTGGGCGCTGTTCTACAACGGCATCGGCATTCCGCTGGCGGCGGGCGTGTTCTTCCCGCTCACGGGATGGCAACTCTCGCCGATGTTTGGCGCCGCGGCCATGAGCCTGTCGAGCGTGTGTGTTGTTTCCAACGCTCTGCGCCTACGAGCCTTTAAGCCCAAGACGGCGCACTGA
- a CDS encoding metal-sensing transcriptional repressor: MADHKSVTRMLKTARGQIDGILRMVDEDRYCVDISTQLMATQALIARINADVLKAHIEGCVTSAIESGDEDLKAAKLAEIERVVDKLSK; encoded by the coding sequence ATGGCAGACCACAAATCGGTGACCCGGATGCTCAAGACGGCACGCGGCCAGATCGACGGCATCTTGCGGATGGTCGATGAGGACCGCTACTGCGTCGATATTTCCACGCAGCTCATGGCAACGCAGGCGCTCATTGCGCGCATCAACGCCGATGTGCTCAAGGCGCATATCGAGGGCTGCGTGACTTCGGCAATCGAATCGGGCGACGAAGACCTCAAGGCCGCCAAGCTCGCCGAGATCGAACGCGTCGTCGACAAGCTCTCCAAGTAA
- a CDS encoding heavy-metal-associated domain-containing protein, producing MRYTIKTSGLMCGHCDATVETALLNVAGVTDADADHETQTVQVECADTVTAEQLAAAVEGAGEKFHALSVTAA from the coding sequence ATGCGATACACAATCAAGACTTCCGGCCTCATGTGCGGCCACTGCGACGCCACCGTCGAGACGGCGTTGCTCAACGTGGCCGGCGTGACCGACGCCGACGCCGATCACGAGACCCAGACCGTCCAGGTGGAGTGCGCCGACACCGTGACCGCCGAGCAGCTCGCCGCCGCTGTCGAGGGTGCCGGCGAGAAGTTCCACGCCCTATCCGTGACCGCCGCGTAG